One region of Oceanipulchritudo coccoides genomic DNA includes:
- a CDS encoding ATP-binding protein, with amino-acid sequence MKSTSCQPKGAMLIEYVQQSKDLGLDKDLLHGHYLSLIGTPADRNGKFEQFVKARIAEEVARQFFSPNENTGPVGDPATGILLGKIIDSGLPYFLNLLFFATHILVIAASGKGKTNMLVQIIIGLLAKGIKVHFFDHKDTGCNFLNVFPDALFLEPRHERWNLFKGFVDQQTRNAFVARCLGDYASSHPSARNTLNSILADYCHDPDDLPSLQDIAGVVSKIGGEDSAKHQNLSNALFNICKSIGDLSRVRIAPEPPLLGKELIIFSRKSIPARQENLLISSACTQEWERLTATGHDSSLHSVHAWDEGLKFFGATGETSQHGLVQREKITKDRSYGIGNILCTQSVKKLLPDAVDNCSSVIALGMNNPKEAELTARIMGLNSSQEADLLNLPPGEAYIYTGSGPVQKIKIPYHDLGRGKSRAEIEQLMTPHWEELHSQATYSPKIKAKVRKLDFRVTLGERTSPEESEDNSPEKRPPEPILEETLLLLSSCRGNPAYGVVQHYRNLGWSSGRGNRVKSELLSNDLLASRRVVPSAGGRPKEVLTLTPKGESFLEQYEKDA; translated from the coding sequence ATGAAGTCCACCTCTTGTCAGCCGAAAGGGGCCATGCTGATCGAGTACGTTCAGCAGTCCAAGGATTTAGGGTTAGATAAGGACCTGTTGCATGGGCACTACCTGAGCCTAATCGGGACTCCTGCGGATCGAAACGGCAAATTCGAGCAATTCGTTAAAGCTAGAATCGCTGAGGAGGTGGCACGGCAGTTCTTCTCACCTAATGAGAATACTGGACCGGTTGGAGATCCAGCAACAGGCATCCTCCTTGGTAAGATTATTGATTCGGGCTTACCCTATTTTCTCAACCTCCTGTTCTTCGCGACCCATATTCTTGTCATCGCCGCCAGCGGGAAGGGGAAGACAAACATGCTGGTCCAAATCATAATCGGTCTTTTGGCGAAAGGTATAAAAGTCCATTTCTTCGACCACAAGGATACTGGATGCAATTTCCTCAACGTTTTCCCTGATGCGCTTTTCTTGGAACCCAGGCATGAGCGTTGGAATCTTTTCAAAGGCTTTGTCGATCAGCAAACGCGAAATGCATTTGTAGCGAGATGTCTGGGAGATTACGCATCAAGTCACCCAAGTGCCAGAAACACACTTAACTCAATACTGGCAGACTATTGTCACGATCCAGATGACCTTCCTTCCCTGCAAGATATCGCTGGGGTTGTTTCCAAGATCGGAGGGGAAGATTCTGCGAAGCACCAAAACTTGTCCAATGCGCTCTTTAATATCTGCAAATCTATTGGAGATCTCAGTCGGGTTAGAATAGCTCCTGAACCGCCGTTACTGGGTAAGGAATTAATTATTTTCTCCAGAAAGAGCATTCCAGCGAGACAGGAGAATCTTCTTATCAGTTCTGCATGCACACAGGAATGGGAACGCCTAACGGCCACGGGTCACGATTCCTCATTACACTCTGTGCATGCCTGGGACGAAGGGCTAAAGTTTTTTGGCGCGACTGGTGAGACGAGTCAGCATGGCTTAGTACAACGGGAAAAGATTACAAAGGACCGCAGCTACGGTATAGGGAACATACTTTGTACACAGTCCGTTAAAAAGCTGCTGCCCGACGCGGTTGATAATTGCTCCAGCGTGATCGCTCTGGGGATGAACAATCCGAAAGAGGCAGAATTAACGGCAAGAATTATGGGGCTAAATTCTTCTCAGGAAGCCGACTTACTCAACCTCCCGCCAGGTGAAGCCTATATCTACACCGGCTCTGGACCGGTTCAGAAAATCAAGATTCCTTACCATGATCTTGGACGTGGCAAAAGCCGGGCAGAGATCGAGCAGCTGATGACCCCTCATTGGGAAGAGTTGCACTCCCAGGCGACATATTCACCAAAGATCAAAGCCAAGGTCCGAAAGCTCGATTTTCGGGTTACTCTTGGCGAACGGACATCTCCTGAAGAGTCTGAAGATAACTCCCCGGAGAAACGTCCACCTGAGCCTATTCTGGAAGAAACACTCTTACTTCTGAGTTCATGCCGCGGTAACCCTGCATATGGGGTGGTCCAACATTATCGGAACCTTGGTTGGTCGTCTGGGAGGGGTAATCGGGTTAAGTCAGAATTACTCTCCAATGACCTCTTGGCCTCCCGAAGAGTGGTCCCAAGTGCCGGAGGTAGGCCCAAGGAAGTCCTAACACTCACACCCAAGGGCGAAAGCTTCTTAGAGCAGTATGAAAAAGACGCGTAA
- a CDS encoding ATP-binding protein, protein MSDSGAGEVIYLTGAPASGKSTLCNKLASLIPGIKIYEYGNLLADRISKDCGASISQESLKEKSSALVFEYHVRELDQWLIKDVDSVRNYRHVIIDSHAVTLEHYGFRIIPFSAEFIQQLRLSRICCLYAYSQTITERIIDKSEGRPLSGIESLNMHTSLQMNLAATYSVVSGAPLYCFENSFENQDLILEKIGGWLGG, encoded by the coding sequence ATGAGTGATTCAGGTGCAGGGGAAGTAATTTATCTTACCGGAGCTCCTGCTTCGGGTAAATCAACACTCTGCAATAAATTGGCGAGCTTAATTCCTGGTATTAAAATTTATGAGTACGGCAATCTTCTCGCTGATAGGATATCAAAGGACTGTGGTGCGTCAATTTCTCAGGAAAGCTTAAAAGAAAAATCTAGTGCGCTGGTTTTCGAATACCATGTCCGTGAGCTTGACCAGTGGTTGATAAAGGATGTCGATTCCGTTAGGAATTACCGTCACGTTATCATTGATTCACATGCAGTGACACTGGAGCACTATGGATTTCGAATCATTCCTTTTTCCGCGGAGTTTATCCAACAGTTGAGACTCAGTCGGATCTGTTGCTTATACGCTTATTCTCAAACTATTACAGAGAGAATAATCGATAAGTCTGAGGGTAGACCGCTTTCTGGCATTGAAAGTTTGAATATGCACACATCTTTGCAAATGAACCTTGCAGCCACCTATTCAGTTGTTTCTGGCGCGCCCCTATACTGCTTTGAAAATTCCTTCGAGAACCAGGACCTGATTCTTGAAAAAATTGGTGGCTGGTTGGGTGGATAA
- the xerC gene encoding site-specific tyrosine recombinase XerC, with protein sequence MPRKGEILPKAQVGDPTDPQGFAVLREAYLESLRVQNYSERTVENRISYLNALILWCEDRSLRRPSEITKPILERYQRHLLHMKKRDGKPLSFRAQHARLIPVRQFFKWLCRQNLLLSNPASDLLLPRLEKRLPKHVLSAREVESILNQPDVTESMGVRDRAILEVFYSTGIRRSELAHLQLFDVDAERGTVMVRLGKGKKDRMIPIGERAIRWIERYTEDVRPGLVGEVEDGTLFLTNLGEAFSPNRLTQMVRGYVKAADLGKSGSCHLFRHACATLMLENGADIRFIQAMLGHAKLETTEIYTHVSIRQLKAIHESTHPARMHSHAVQKLQAELEEMQQEETTGLMNDSV encoded by the coding sequence ATGCCGCGAAAAGGTGAAATCCTCCCCAAGGCCCAGGTCGGCGATCCGACCGACCCACAGGGCTTTGCCGTCTTGCGCGAAGCTTACCTCGAAAGCCTGCGCGTCCAGAATTACTCTGAGCGCACCGTGGAGAACCGCATCAGCTATCTTAATGCCCTTATTCTCTGGTGTGAGGATCGCTCGCTACGCCGCCCATCTGAAATTACCAAGCCTATTCTCGAGCGCTACCAGCGCCATCTCCTGCACATGAAAAAGCGGGATGGGAAACCGCTGTCCTTCCGTGCCCAGCACGCACGCCTGATCCCCGTTCGCCAGTTCTTCAAGTGGCTCTGCCGCCAGAATTTGCTCCTCTCTAATCCCGCCTCCGACCTGCTCTTGCCACGACTGGAAAAGCGGTTACCCAAGCATGTCCTGTCGGCCAGGGAGGTTGAAAGTATTCTCAATCAGCCAGACGTGACCGAGTCAATGGGCGTGCGCGACCGCGCCATTCTGGAAGTATTTTACTCCACCGGAATTCGCCGCAGCGAACTGGCTCACCTGCAGCTTTTCGACGTGGATGCCGAACGCGGCACTGTCATGGTGCGCCTGGGCAAGGGAAAGAAGGACCGCATGATCCCCATCGGCGAGCGGGCCATCCGCTGGATCGAGCGTTACACTGAAGACGTTCGCCCCGGATTGGTAGGGGAGGTTGAGGACGGCACCCTCTTCCTGACCAATCTCGGCGAGGCTTTCTCCCCAAACCGGCTCACTCAGATGGTGCGCGGCTACGTCAAGGCTGCCGATCTCGGAAAAAGTGGCTCCTGCCACCTCTTCCGCCATGCCTGCGCAACCCTAATGCTGGAAAACGGGGCCGATATCCGCTTTATCCAGGCCATGCTCGGCCATGCCAAGCTGGAGACCACCGAGATTTACACCCATGTTTCGATCCGCCAGCTCAAGGCCATCCACGAATCCACCCACCCGGCCCGCATGCACTCCCATGCCGTCCAGAAACTTCAAGCCGAACTGGAAGAAATGCAGCAAGAGGAAACGACAGGCTTGATGAACGACTCCGTTTGA
- a CDS encoding tyrosine-type recombinase/integrase has product MSKFKITPFLNPSGAKVWRLSGTLNGKRFRENYKTRNEAVAKRQSYEVKRLNETSEGQTVWTTLTHNQNRDAIAAVNLLKSHDMDCSLSFAVNYLLKNYRPPENEKSVSDASMEYLRKREQDLVRGFIQKRQLMAIRSEMNWIKLCLGDIPVSSLSPEDFREYLEKPKDAPRNRRKVPEVATAKTWNNRRGLVNTFCEYCVDQGYLQENPVAKVAQHKIKHQRGTAKTLSADQVQELMNFLETYTGPQYKREIYRNQPGFLVPFFALALFAGIRPDWKDGEMGKLKPKDVDLKTDVIRIEPGVSKTNEKRIIKIQPNLRLWLEHYPVGQYPILPKKNPDRILRALRNQFSLGHDVLRHTFISMTVGTFRSVGDASLQAGNSEAVIRKHYLDLKSPEEADQFWRIVPKGASLPKKMKKKEGRYILP; this is encoded by the coding sequence ATGTCGAAATTTAAAATAACTCCTTTTCTAAATCCAAGTGGAGCCAAGGTATGGCGACTCTCAGGAACACTCAATGGTAAACGTTTCCGTGAAAACTATAAGACGAGAAACGAAGCTGTCGCTAAAAGGCAGAGTTATGAAGTTAAGCGACTCAATGAGACATCAGAAGGTCAGACCGTCTGGACAACCCTGACTCACAATCAAAACCGTGATGCAATTGCGGCTGTCAATCTTCTCAAATCCCATGACATGGATTGCTCTTTGAGCTTTGCGGTAAATTACCTTTTGAAAAATTATCGCCCTCCCGAGAACGAAAAATCTGTTTCTGATGCTTCCATGGAGTACCTGCGGAAACGGGAACAGGACTTGGTGAGAGGTTTTATTCAAAAACGACAATTAATGGCAATCCGTTCAGAAATGAACTGGATTAAACTTTGCCTAGGGGACATTCCCGTTTCATCCCTCTCCCCGGAGGATTTCCGCGAATATTTGGAAAAGCCCAAAGATGCCCCCCGAAACCGCCGTAAAGTCCCTGAAGTAGCAACCGCAAAAACATGGAATAACCGCAGAGGACTTGTTAACACATTTTGTGAGTATTGCGTGGATCAAGGATATCTCCAAGAAAATCCTGTGGCCAAAGTCGCTCAGCACAAGATCAAGCACCAAAGAGGTACGGCAAAAACTCTTTCAGCTGATCAAGTACAAGAACTGATGAACTTCCTTGAGACATACACTGGACCGCAATACAAACGGGAAATCTATCGGAATCAACCCGGTTTTTTGGTCCCCTTTTTTGCCCTCGCCCTCTTTGCCGGTATTCGGCCTGACTGGAAAGACGGCGAAATGGGGAAATTAAAGCCAAAGGATGTCGATCTCAAAACAGACGTTATCCGCATCGAGCCTGGTGTTTCCAAGACCAACGAAAAAAGGATTATCAAAATCCAGCCCAATCTCAGACTCTGGTTAGAGCATTATCCTGTCGGGCAGTATCCCATCCTGCCCAAAAAGAATCCGGATCGCATACTCAGGGCATTGAGGAATCAATTCAGCTTGGGCCATGATGTACTGCGCCATACGTTCATCTCTATGACCGTGGGAACGTTTCGATCGGTCGGCGATGCGTCCCTGCAAGCAGGCAACTCAGAAGCAGTCATACGCAAACACTACCTTGATCTTAAATCGCCCGAGGAGGCAGACCAATTCTGGCGTATTGTGCCCAAGGGAGCATCTCTACCGAAGAAGATGAAAAAGAAAGAAGGACGCTACATTCTTCCATAA
- a CDS encoding HesA/MoeB/ThiF family protein — MGISAFSQSQFHSMSLPMVDGSSRRKSMSSNFNRNEIYARHAVIPGYLQEIVFHTTILLIGVGGLGSLIALLLARKGIGTLLLSDPDRISVSNLSRQLFSLSDVGKNKAECAAVRLKDHCVGGTQLIGSPLSIQELSENPMILPSFDVMICAVDNKSARRAALSAGLRANRPVLFVAVDYTAESFSVSIQEPGNACFGCMDLDLDSERVAPCEIPAAIDINSMAAGLTGYALDHLLMNTRPVSWNHRRIHAAGFMPDVSLNVAKNPDCKFCG; from the coding sequence ATGGGTATTTCCGCTTTTTCACAAAGTCAGTTCCATTCAATGTCATTACCTATGGTCGACGGATCAAGCAGGAGGAAGAGCATGTCTTCAAACTTCAATCGTAACGAGATTTACGCACGACATGCCGTGATTCCCGGGTATCTACAGGAGATAGTGTTCCATACAACAATTCTTCTCATAGGGGTAGGAGGCTTGGGGAGTCTGATAGCCTTGCTACTGGCCCGTAAAGGAATCGGGACACTTCTTTTATCCGACCCTGATAGGATCTCAGTGTCCAATTTAAGCCGCCAATTGTTCAGTCTTTCGGATGTCGGAAAAAACAAAGCTGAATGTGCCGCGGTTCGTCTCAAGGACCATTGTGTTGGAGGCACCCAGCTGATCGGATCCCCGTTGTCGATTCAGGAATTATCGGAAAATCCCATGATATTGCCATCCTTCGATGTCATGATTTGTGCTGTGGACAATAAGAGTGCGCGAAGGGCGGCCCTTTCGGCTGGATTGAGAGCTAACAGGCCAGTCCTATTTGTTGCTGTCGATTATACTGCAGAGTCCTTCAGTGTTAGCATCCAAGAACCTGGGAATGCCTGTTTTGGGTGCATGGATTTAGATCTAGATAGTGAGAGAGTGGCTCCCTGTGAAATCCCTGCTGCCATCGATATCAATTCTATGGCGGCAGGGCTCACGGGATACGCACTGGACCATCTCCTTATGAATACACGTCCAGTTTCCTGGAATCACCGACGAATCCATGCAGCGGGGTTTATGCCAGACGTATCTCTGAACGTTGCCAAAAACCCCGACTGCAAATTTTGCGGATAA
- a CDS encoding tyrosine-type recombinase/integrase gives MPAKDHERFATRYKERFFNNDTIPENIKKEVQRFLYCYEAGFARQAIFFQKLELFCSELDSIDDFQNRDKINEIFYRYRQKYSVATYHTLVAVSLQFATWLNDGVRPKSFVDVKRPPKGKTNRNLKPEDMVTWEDGLKMASFSHSIQLKAIILVQLDGGFRPGEFVDLKYGDIVLKDTIAIAYIRSGKTGGRIVILRRSFGALNAWLDAHPIKSPDSPLWITEYPGSTPDSKERIRPYKYPAFAKRVKQLALYAKIDKPADFYNLRHSSCVLDKLDNLPVDLAAERHGHSIRHFTDVYGRLSTEDVVNRYLKHYNFKPKTPT, from the coding sequence ATGCCAGCAAAGGACCACGAACGATTTGCAACACGATACAAAGAGAGATTTTTCAACAACGACACCATTCCGGAAAACATCAAAAAGGAAGTTCAGCGATTTTTGTATTGCTATGAAGCTGGCTTTGCGAGACAGGCAATCTTCTTTCAAAAGCTAGAACTTTTTTGTTCGGAACTCGATTCGATTGATGACTTCCAGAACCGAGATAAGATAAACGAAATCTTTTATCGCTACAGACAAAAGTATTCAGTAGCCACGTATCACACACTGGTTGCGGTTTCCCTGCAGTTTGCTACTTGGCTTAATGACGGTGTAAGACCAAAATCGTTTGTGGATGTAAAGCGTCCCCCAAAAGGCAAAACGAATCGAAACTTAAAACCGGAGGATATGGTAACATGGGAAGACGGGTTGAAAATGGCATCGTTCTCCCACTCTATCCAACTCAAAGCAATCATCCTTGTTCAGCTAGATGGCGGATTTCGACCTGGTGAATTTGTTGATCTCAAATACGGTGATATCGTACTAAAAGACACCATCGCGATTGCGTATATTCGCTCCGGAAAAACCGGAGGACGAATTGTCATACTACGACGCTCGTTTGGAGCGTTAAACGCATGGCTGGACGCGCATCCGATAAAATCGCCTGACAGCCCACTCTGGATCACCGAATACCCAGGATCAACACCAGACTCGAAAGAACGTATCCGCCCATACAAGTATCCCGCATTCGCTAAACGCGTGAAGCAACTGGCACTCTACGCCAAAATAGATAAACCTGCAGATTTCTACAATCTCCGACACTCAAGCTGTGTCCTGGACAAGCTAGATAATCTGCCAGTCGATCTCGCGGCAGAAAGACACGGCCATTCGATTCGACACTTTACGGATGTGTACGGCCGATTGAGCACGGAAGATGTCGTTAATCGATATTTAAAGCACTACAATTTTAAACCGAAAACACCTACCTGA
- a CDS encoding JAB domain-containing protein: MKILEAKIQYTIIQLGEVQPLDRPARVVEYMTDALEEYMSQEQFWVISLDRKNKPIGRTLVTVGTATASLVHPREVFRPAILQSATGIVCVHNHPSGDPSPSQADIRATRQLREASGTVQIDLLDHIILGNREDDPNAQGYYSFAESGLL; encoded by the coding sequence ATGAAAATCCTCGAAGCGAAGATTCAGTATACCATTATTCAACTCGGCGAAGTACAGCCTCTGGACCGCCCTGCGCGGGTCGTCGAGTACATGACAGACGCTCTGGAAGAGTACATGAGCCAGGAGCAATTCTGGGTCATTTCCCTGGATCGCAAAAATAAGCCCATTGGTCGCACTCTCGTGACCGTGGGGACGGCTACGGCGAGTCTGGTGCACCCACGGGAGGTATTCCGTCCGGCAATCCTACAAAGCGCTACCGGGATTGTGTGCGTCCACAACCATCCCTCAGGAGATCCCTCTCCCAGTCAGGCGGATATACGGGCAACCCGGCAATTGCGGGAGGCGAGCGGGACCGTGCAGATTGACCTCTTGGATCATATCATCCTGGGCAACCGGGAAGACGATCCCAATGCGCAGGGTTACTACTCGTTCGCCGAGTCGGGGTTGCTTTAA
- a CDS encoding DUF3892 domain-containing protein, translating into MRRRVRCVKKDNDGDITHLGNQGEWWSPRSKGNVIADINGNVHSYFVKVGLAEVDIHVVDNRYLRTDPDGKGNNNLDDLPDC; encoded by the coding sequence ATGAGACGAAGAGTTAGGTGCGTCAAAAAAGATAACGATGGGGATATAACTCATCTGGGAAATCAGGGCGAATGGTGGTCACCGCGATCCAAAGGCAATGTTATCGCCGATATTAACGGCAATGTGCATTCGTACTTTGTGAAGGTTGGACTAGCTGAGGTCGACATCCACGTTGTGGATAATAGGTACCTCAGAACAGACCCTGATGGAAAGGGGAATAACAATCTGGACGATTTGCCAGATTGCTAA
- a CDS encoding bis-aminopropyl spermidine synthase family protein, translated as MDEIASKTQINLISDIVLNRPPALREFDQIYMKVGDMLDQLLFVSPNFDGKRTVFIGDGDGVGLAMIHLNHNGALPLGPTEIVVLDFDERIVNSINTFAEEHGLSDRIKAELYNVADPLPKAHWQRFDAFYTNPPYGEHNDGKSVLAFVKRGMEAVKPGTGLGCVVIGDDKDYCWTQEVLFTTQKMLIEGGYLIKSFQPEFSQYHLDDAPKLRSGSFFASGIHSKQSEYKSRILSEKSIKNFYGRRKALAVRYVREESCPYPAQGNYFLENYDWNQMKIKYPNE; from the coding sequence ATGGATGAAATAGCCTCCAAAACCCAGATCAATCTGATTTCCGATATTGTGCTTAATAGGCCGCCTGCCCTGCGCGAGTTTGACCAGATATATATGAAGGTGGGTGATATGCTGGATCAGTTATTGTTCGTTTCGCCCAACTTTGATGGCAAACGGACGGTTTTTATTGGTGATGGTGATGGGGTCGGATTAGCCATGATTCATCTCAACCACAATGGTGCCTTGCCCTTAGGACCGACTGAGATTGTAGTTTTAGACTTTGACGAACGGATTGTAAATTCGATAAACACCTTTGCTGAGGAGCATGGACTAAGTGACCGGATTAAGGCTGAACTGTACAATGTAGCAGATCCATTGCCAAAGGCGCATTGGCAAAGATTTGATGCGTTCTACACAAACCCTCCGTATGGTGAGCATAATGATGGTAAGAGCGTATTGGCCTTTGTTAAAAGAGGCATGGAGGCAGTGAAGCCTGGTACCGGACTGGGTTGCGTTGTAATCGGTGATGATAAAGATTATTGTTGGACTCAAGAGGTCCTATTCACCACTCAGAAAATGCTTATTGAAGGCGGGTATTTGATAAAGTCTTTTCAACCTGAGTTCTCTCAGTACCACTTGGATGATGCGCCAAAGCTAAGATCAGGAAGTTTTTTTGCCTCCGGTATACATTCAAAGCAGAGCGAATATAAAAGTCGGATTTTATCCGAAAAGAGCATAAAAAATTTTTATGGCCGTCGTAAGGCCCTTGCGGTCAGATACGTAAGGGAGGAATCTTGCCCATACCCTGCTCAAGGGAATTATTTTTTAGAGAATTATGATTGGAACCAGATGAAAATTAAATATCCGAATGAATAA
- a CDS encoding ATP-binding protein has product MDEQLKNTCNKLVPFIGKGHAQALWLAYITSETMQAKAEAQTFIELFWLRFAGPSVDNNTIYLPADDSFSHGSIPFGTVHYGNRPMGELRLQPEDINKHIGLFSITGGGKTNACKLMLSTLAHSCPFLVIDWKRSYRDLAYIAKANIRIVSIGQEGHQNLEWNPLQPPPGTGYQAWMYIVAELLEKSHLSGPGTADILIEVFDRLFTKNGWATPNQKIKRLPTFQQALFEVQSGQFTGRRMLWRDTCVRILRTFTLGASAKTFNTMAHASLEKLLGQPTILEIDYELPKPIRVFISELILRWVHLYRLRQGESKKLRHVLVFEEAHNMMPSQRNDTQMHSLETLLREIRGFGQGLVLISQHPSLLPTYVLGNTNTLVFLGLQHEDDIRAAAKALFLSKEDMHYLDKLKVGEALVKIKSRGGPYFVRFPEVA; this is encoded by the coding sequence ATGGACGAACAACTCAAAAATACGTGCAATAAACTCGTCCCCTTTATCGGGAAGGGTCATGCTCAGGCCCTCTGGCTTGCATACATCACCTCGGAAACCATGCAGGCCAAGGCCGAGGCGCAGACCTTCATTGAACTATTCTGGCTACGCTTTGCCGGACCTTCGGTTGATAACAATACCATATATCTGCCTGCCGATGATAGTTTCTCACACGGATCAATTCCCTTTGGCACCGTTCATTATGGGAATCGGCCTATGGGCGAATTGCGGTTGCAGCCCGAGGACATCAATAAGCATATCGGATTATTCTCAATCACGGGCGGAGGGAAAACCAATGCCTGTAAACTCATGCTCTCAACGCTTGCTCATTCCTGTCCCTTTCTGGTGATAGACTGGAAGCGATCCTACAGGGATTTGGCCTATATCGCCAAAGCGAATATTCGCATTGTCTCAATCGGACAGGAAGGACATCAAAACTTGGAGTGGAACCCCCTCCAACCACCACCCGGAACGGGATATCAAGCATGGATGTATATTGTCGCTGAACTTCTCGAAAAGTCCCATCTCTCCGGCCCCGGGACGGCGGATATTCTCATTGAAGTATTCGACCGATTATTCACCAAAAACGGTTGGGCGACACCGAATCAAAAAATTAAACGTCTCCCAACCTTCCAGCAAGCGCTCTTTGAAGTCCAGTCCGGACAATTCACCGGACGGCGAATGTTGTGGCGAGACACCTGTGTTCGGATCTTACGAACCTTCACCCTTGGAGCATCTGCCAAAACGTTCAATACGATGGCACATGCCTCTTTAGAGAAACTCCTGGGACAACCGACCATACTGGAAATTGATTATGAACTCCCAAAACCTATCCGGGTCTTTATCAGTGAGTTGATTCTTCGCTGGGTACATTTATACCGGCTCCGACAAGGAGAATCTAAAAAGCTACGCCACGTCCTCGTGTTTGAGGAAGCGCACAATATGATGCCCTCCCAACGGAATGATACCCAAATGCATTCACTGGAAACTCTCTTGAGAGAAATCCGTGGATTCGGGCAAGGGTTAGTCCTGATCTCACAGCATCCGTCGTTACTGCCCACGTATGTTTTGGGAAACACAAACACCTTAGTGTTTCTAGGGCTCCAGCATGAAGACGATATTCGTGCAGCCGCCAAGGCCCTGTTTCTCTCAAAAGAGGATATGCATTACCTGGACAAACTCAAAGTCGGTGAGGCGCTTGTGAAAATCAAGTCACGCGGGGGACCGTATTTTGTCCGATTCCCGGAGGTTGCATGA
- a CDS encoding helix-turn-helix domain-containing protein, whose translation MTPSEQLGRVIRRLRQENGYSQEDFAAVCDVHRTYMGQIERGIGNPSLQLLVRIAKSLGISLSQLIQEAGL comes from the coding sequence GTGACACCATCGGAACAGTTAGGCCGGGTTATCCGTCGGTTACGGCAGGAAAATGGATACTCTCAAGAGGATTTTGCTGCTGTCTGCGATGTGCACAGAACCTACATGGGGCAAATTGAGCGAGGGATTGGCAATCCATCGCTTCAACTGTTAGTCCGAATTGCGAAGAGTTTAGGGATTTCCTTATCCCAACTAATACAGGAGGCAGGCCTGTGA
- a CDS encoding type II toxin-antitoxin system RelE/ParE family toxin gives MVYKIRWTRPAIADLGSIGDYIAKEDPQAAIKVGQALIDHVQILAGFPHIGTPFPRHGHGRAREILCLNYRIFYRIQAKQQEVEILRIWHGARDEPKGKDLHI, from the coding sequence ATGGTCTACAAAATACGCTGGACAAGGCCAGCAATAGCCGATCTTGGCTCGATTGGCGACTACATCGCCAAGGAGGATCCCCAGGCCGCCATCAAGGTCGGTCAGGCCTTAATTGATCATGTGCAGATACTCGCGGGCTTCCCCCACATAGGCACTCCCTTCCCGCGCCACGGTCATGGCCGGGCACGGGAAATCCTCTGCCTCAATTATCGCATCTTCTACCGTATCCAGGCAAAGCAGCAGGAGGTGGAAATCCTCCGCATCTGGCACGGGGCCCGTGATGAGCCCAAGGGCAAAGACCTGCACATTTAA
- a CDS encoding ImmA/IrrE family metallo-endopeptidase: MAITTQGDSKFSEILSSLKSDGIPIDPIKVAREHGISVKNAKFYRDDISGMISKKDDEVLILVNVDEPPYRKRFTIAHELGHYFLHLDEQNEFVDTSINLFRDSSNGEGGPVRAKEIEANKFAAELLMPESKVSALYKDVKSISDLARIFNVSEDAMSIRIARLGLEDEVLK; encoded by the coding sequence ATGGCTATCACAACTCAAGGTGACTCTAAATTTTCTGAGATTTTAAGCTCACTAAAATCTGATGGTATTCCCATCGACCCTATCAAGGTTGCGAGGGAACATGGAATTTCCGTGAAGAATGCGAAATTCTATCGGGATGATATCTCAGGGATGATTTCCAAGAAAGATGACGAGGTGCTCATTCTTGTAAATGTGGATGAGCCTCCATACAGGAAGAGATTTACAATTGCTCATGAATTGGGGCACTACTTTTTGCATCTTGACGAGCAAAATGAATTTGTCGACACGAGCATTAATCTCTTTAGAGATTCGTCGAACGGAGAGGGGGGTCCAGTCCGAGCGAAAGAGATTGAAGCAAACAAGTTTGCTGCGGAATTGCTGATGCCCGAGAGCAAGGTATCAGCTCTTTATAAGGATGTTAAAAGCATTTCTGATTTGGCAAGAATCTTTAATGTTTCTGAAGACGCCATGTCGATTCGAATTGCTCGCCTAGGTCTTGAAGATGAAGTCCTCAAATGA